A stretch of the Xylocopa sonorina isolate GNS202 chromosome 12, iyXylSono1_principal, whole genome shotgun sequence genome encodes the following:
- the Rae1 gene encoding ribonucleic acid export 1 codes for MFNQTGGLRTGTSSSYNPMQDFEVVSPPDDSVSSLAFSPASIPQNFLVAGSWDCNVRCWEVEQSGKTVPKSMQSMAAPILDVCWSDDGTKVFMASCDKTAKCWDLASNQCIQVAAHDAPIKTCHWIKASTYACLMTGSWDKTLRFWDLRSPKPAMTINLIERCYCADVDYPMAVVGTAGRGLTVYQLEGTPREFKTVELSLKYQYRCVAIFRDKKKVPTGFAIGSTEGRVAIHHLNLSTKENFTFKCHRTNGTPNGYQDIYAVNDIAFHPVHGTVATVGSDGTFGFWDKDARTKLKSSEPMEQPITKCCFNHNGQIFAYAVSYDWSKGHEYYNPAKKNYIFLRPCFEELKPKASS; via the exons ATGTTCAACCAAACGGGAGGTCTTCGAACCGGCACGTCGAGCAGTTATAATCCGATGCAAGATTTCGAGGTTGTCTCTCCGCCGGACGATTCTGTTTCCAGCCTAGCATTTAGTCCTGCTTCCATTCCTCAAAATTTCCTCGTTGCCGGCTCTTGGGATTGTAATGTCCGTTGCTGGGAAGTCGAACAGTCCGGTAAAACGGTCCCAAAATCGATGCAGTCCATGGCAGCTCCGATCCTCGATGTCTGTTGGAGCGAT GATGGGACGAAGGTATTTATGGCGTCCTGCGACAAAACGGCAAAATGTTGGGACTTAGCCTCGAATCAGTGTATTCAGGTAGCAGCGCACGATGCGCCTATAAAAACTTGTCATTGGATCAAAGCGAGCACGTACGCATGTCTTATGACGGGCTCTTGGGACAAAACCTTGAGA TTTTGGGATCTACGAAGCCCTAAGCCAGCAATGACTATAAACTTAATCGAGAGGTGTTACTGTGCAGATGTT GACTATCCTATGGCAGTAGTAGGAACTGCCGGACGTGGATTGACTGTTTATCAATTGGAAGGCACCCCCAGAGAGTTTAAAACAGTGGAGTTAAGTCTGAAGTATCAGTATCGATGTGTCGCGATTTTCAGGGACAAGAAGAAAGTCCCGACTGGTTTTGCAATTGGCAGTACAGAGGGTCGAGTGGCCATCCATCATTTGAATTTAAGTACAAAAGAGAACTTCACTTTCAAGTGTCACAGAACAAATGGAACACCTAATGGATATCAAGATATCTATGCA GTaaacgatattgcatttcacccAGTTCATGGTACCGTTGCTACTGTTGGAAGCGATGGTACATTCGGTTTTTGGGATAAGGATGCAAGAACAAAACTGAAATCTTCAGAACCAATGGAACAACCAATTACTAAATGTTGTTTCAATCATAATGGACAAATATTTGCGTATGCCGTATCTTATGATTGGTCGAAG GGTCACGAGTATTATAATCCAGCCAAGAAGAATTACATATTCCTTAGACCATGCTTTGAAGAACTAAAACCAAAAGCCTCGTCATAA
- the LOC143429883 gene encoding natterin-3 isoform X2: protein MSVIRRNNEDHNVAEAETRNILGAQHMCNIWIQWSCDGTLNIGRQNGEVFLSYKDRNPFVINYIGVSTAWGATGEFLIEESPCTSAVIRQQLVDTSHLWIDYNESCGLPQNAVSASEDGLYIGRAHHRDSLTPGGIRNNVCTIAWGGASHDKKDFQVLCGKDVNWVKSWEGSVPLYALPAGESEDGYALFIGRVLHDGVYHIGKIQPNHQICYIPVDGQEEPYIDYETLVICDYYVAEYIGR from the exons ATGTCAGTAATAAGGAGGAATAACGAAGATCATAATGTGGCAGAGGCGGAAACGAGAAACATATTGGGTGCTCAGCACATGTGCAATATCTGGATACA ATGGTCCTGTGATGGAACATTAAATATTGGTCGTCAGAATGGGGAAGTGTTTTTATCGTACAAAGATAGGAATCCATTTGTGATAAATTACATCGGGGTGAGCACAGCATGGGGTGCAACTGGTGAATTCTTGATAGAAG AATCACCGTGCACTTCTGCAGTTATCAGACAACAATTAGTAGATACATCTCATTTATGGATAGACTACAACGAATCGTGTGGTCTTCCACAAAATGCTGTGTCGGCCTCGGAAGACGGCTTGTACATAGGTCGTGCCCACCATAGGGACTCGCTCACGCCCGGAGGAATTAGAAACAATGTTTGTACAATCGCGTGGGGTGGGGCATCCCACGACAAAAAAGATTTCCAAGTATTATGCGGAAAAGACGTGAACTGGGTAAAATCGTGGGAGGGCAGCGTCCCGTTGTACGCGCTTCCCGCTGGCGAATCCGAAGACGGTTATGCCCTGTTCATTGGTAGAGTTTTACATGACGGTGTGTACCATATAGGAAAGATACAGCCGAATCATCAGATATGTTATATACCCGTGGACGGACAAGAAGAGCCATATATCGATTACGAGACTTTGGTCATTTGTGATTACTACGTTGCGGAATATATTGGTAGATAA
- the LOC143429883 gene encoding C3 and PZP-like alpha-2-macroglobulin domain-containing protein 8 isoform X1, with protein sequence MAFIRIITPDSSEYRYFPITKSRLRLSVQTAHDARISLRTHLGGDSNVYEIIIGGWGNTMSVIRRNNEDHNVAEAETRNILGAQHMCNIWIQWSCDGTLNIGRQNGEVFLSYKDRNPFVINYIGVSTAWGATGEFLIEESPCTSAVIRQQLVDTSHLWIDYNESCGLPQNAVSASEDGLYIGRAHHRDSLTPGGIRNNVCTIAWGGASHDKKDFQVLCGKDVNWVKSWEGSVPLYALPAGESEDGYALFIGRVLHDGVYHIGKIQPNHQICYIPVDGQEEPYIDYETLVICDYYVAEYIGR encoded by the exons ATGGCTTTTA TTAGGATTATCACACCGGACAGCTCGGAATATCGTTATTTCCCAATTACAAAATCTCGTCTTAGGCTAAGCGTACAGACTGCCCATGATGCCAGAATTTCTCTGCGTACACATTTGGGTGGAGACTcaaatgtatacgag ATCATCATCGGTGGATGGGGGAACACAATGTCAGTAATAAGGAGGAATAACGAAGATCATAATGTGGCAGAGGCGGAAACGAGAAACATATTGGGTGCTCAGCACATGTGCAATATCTGGATACA ATGGTCCTGTGATGGAACATTAAATATTGGTCGTCAGAATGGGGAAGTGTTTTTATCGTACAAAGATAGGAATCCATTTGTGATAAATTACATCGGGGTGAGCACAGCATGGGGTGCAACTGGTGAATTCTTGATAGAAG AATCACCGTGCACTTCTGCAGTTATCAGACAACAATTAGTAGATACATCTCATTTATGGATAGACTACAACGAATCGTGTGGTCTTCCACAAAATGCTGTGTCGGCCTCGGAAGACGGCTTGTACATAGGTCGTGCCCACCATAGGGACTCGCTCACGCCCGGAGGAATTAGAAACAATGTTTGTACAATCGCGTGGGGTGGGGCATCCCACGACAAAAAAGATTTCCAAGTATTATGCGGAAAAGACGTGAACTGGGTAAAATCGTGGGAGGGCAGCGTCCCGTTGTACGCGCTTCCCGCTGGCGAATCCGAAGACGGTTATGCCCTGTTCATTGGTAGAGTTTTACATGACGGTGTGTACCATATAGGAAAGATACAGCCGAATCATCAGATATGTTATATACCCGTGGACGGACAAGAAGAGCCATATATCGATTACGAGACTTTGGTCATTTGTGATTACTACGTTGCGGAATATATTGGTAGATAA